The genomic interval AAAGAAGGTTACGACTTGTTTGTCAATCATCATGATGAATCGATTGCCGAATCTTATCAATCTAATCGACAAAAGAAACATATCGAAAAAGTACTCAAAACAAAGGTTAATATTATTTTTACAAATGCTTAAATTATAGCCCATTTATTTTATGTTACGCTAAATAGGGACTTGCGCTATGTTTTGTAGAATATTAATGGGGTGACAATGAAAGTGACTATTGAAAAAGGAAATTTGGACCTGAACCATCCAGATTATTATAACAATCGTGAAGTCAGCTGGTTAGACTTCAATTACAGAGTATTACAAGAAGCCTGTGACGACCAAAACCCATTACTTGAGCAACTTAAGTTTATTGCGATTGGGAGTGCAAATTTAGATGAATTCTTTATGGTGCGCGTGGCAGGATTAAAAGACCAAGTTAAAATGGGATTCGATAAACCTGAAAATAAAGCGCAGTTAACACCGCAACAACAGTTAAAGACTATTGAACAGAAAAATTGCCAGAACGTTGCTTTTCAATACCATCGTTTCAATGCGTTAGTTGAAGCATTGAAAACGTATGATGTGTATTTATGTAAACCGGATGTATTAAATGAAGATATGCGGAAGCAACTTGAACGCATCTTCTTAAATGATATTTTGCCGACATTAACACCGTTAGGCATTGATGCATATCGACCATTTCCAAAACTGAACAATAAAACATTAAACATTTTTGTCGATATTGATACTGGTGATGAAATTAATTCAGCAATCGTTCAAATTCCGACATTATTAAACCGTTTTATTACAATTAATGAAGGAAATCGTCAATATATCGTTTTAATCGAGGATATGATTTCCTTTTTCATGGGTCATCTTTTTAAAGGATATGAAATTCTGAATACGTATGCGTTCAGAATTACAAGAAATGCCGATTTAACGATTCATGAAGATGGTGCCGAAGATTTGTTGATAGAAATTGAACGCTTTTTAAAAGAGCGTAAAAGTGGTGCAGCGGTGAGGTTAGAAATCGATTATCGTGAACAACAAGAGATGCAAATTGATTGGTTGATTGATACGTTAGAATTAGAACCTCAAGATGTATATTATACGAATGGTCCACTTGATTTAACGATGGTATTTGAGTTGGTTGATCATTTATCTCATAAATTGAAAGACTTGACATACGAGCGCTATACACCACAAGTGCCGCAATCTTTAGGTAATGACAATGTGTATGATTTGGCGTTGAAACGTGATATTTTCTTCCACCACCCGTATGAATCGTTTGATCCGATTGTTGATTTTATTACGGAAGCATCTGAAGATCCGGATACATTGGCAATTAAACAAACGTTATACCGTGTCAGCAGTGATTCGCCGATTATTGAAGCACTTAAAAATGCCGCTGAAAATGGTAAACAAGTCACGGTATTAGTGGAGTTAAAGGCGCGTTTTGATGAGGAAAACAATGTACACTGGGCAAAAATGTTGGAAGAAGCGGGTTGTCACGTCATGTATGGAATGACGCATTTAAAAACGCACAGTAAAATTACATTGGTCGTTAAACGTGTCAATGGTACGCTCGTTCCTTTTGTGCACTTAGGTACAGGGAATTACAATGATAAAACAGCCAAATTGTATA from Staphylococcus sp. MI 10-1553 carries:
- a CDS encoding RNA degradosome polyphosphate kinase, yielding MKVTIEKGNLDLNHPDYYNNREVSWLDFNYRVLQEACDDQNPLLEQLKFIAIGSANLDEFFMVRVAGLKDQVKMGFDKPENKAQLTPQQQLKTIEQKNCQNVAFQYHRFNALVEALKTYDVYLCKPDVLNEDMRKQLERIFLNDILPTLTPLGIDAYRPFPKLNNKTLNIFVDIDTGDEINSAIVQIPTLLNRFITINEGNRQYIVLIEDMISFFMGHLFKGYEILNTYAFRITRNADLTIHEDGAEDLLIEIERFLKERKSGAAVRLEIDYREQQEMQIDWLIDTLELEPQDVYYTNGPLDLTMVFELVDHLSHKLKDLTYERYTPQVPQSLGNDNVYDLALKRDIFFHHPYESFDPIVDFITEASEDPDTLAIKQTLYRVSSDSPIIEALKNAAENGKQVTVLVELKARFDEENNVHWAKMLEEAGCHVMYGMTHLKTHSKITLVVKRVNGTLVPFVHLGTGNYNDKTAKLYTDMGIITTNREIGEDAMNFFNYLSGYSMKPDYQQLIVAPYEIRDLFIERIDEEIESHRQHGNGKMMMKMNSLTDKALIKKLYEASQAGVQVKLIIRGICCLKPGIPGISENIEVVSIVGRLLEHSRIYYFYNNGDEKIYLSSADMMTRNMIKRVEILFPILDKRIAKRLVDFMHLQLSDNQKGRYQDASGVYHYVKNDLAPINSQKYLMREAQDFGLALSKQNMIETGQPVRAKRNWMDRVKGHLKRK